The sequence GCGAGCAGTACCTCACACGTAAATATCCCTGTCGTTCATCAGTACAAAACGGTGTAAAAATAATATTGGCACCCTTATCAACAGCGATGCGGGCGAGTTCAGGGAATTCAATATCATAACAAATTTGAATGGCGATCTTACCACAATCAGTATCAAATACGTTAACTTCATTACCTGGTGAAATGCCCCACCACTTGCGTTCATTTGGTGTAATGTGAAGCTTGTACTGTTTTTCAATTGTCCCATCGCGACGGAACAGGTAGGAAATGTTATAAATCTTGTTCCCTTCCTCGACAAAATGCGAACCACCAATGATATTAATGTTATATCGGACAGCTAAGTTCGTGAATAACTCAATGTAGTCTTCTGTAAATTCAGTGAGCCGACGAATCGCGCGGCTAGGACTTTTTTCCGGCAAAAACGAAAGCAACTGCGTTGTAAATATTTCAGGAAATACTGCAAAATCTGAGCCATACCCTGCGGCTACGTCTGTATAGTATTCACATTGGGTCGCGAACTCTTCAAATGAGTCAATTTTTTTCATCATATATTGAATGGTTGTGATACGTACAGGAAACGACGTTTTAAAATGCCGTTTCGTCGTCGCCTTATAATCAACATTGTTCCATTCCATCAGCGTCGCATATTTCATCGATGCTGCATCATCTTCTAAATAATTTTTATTAATTCGTTTTAACGTAAACCCATTAATAATTTGAAAGGTTAATACAGGGTCATAAAGATTATGAATCATGACCTCTTCAACATATTGCCTTGGCGTCAACTCACTAGCATGTTTATAATAGTTTGGAATTCTCCCACCAATAATAATACTTTTCAAATTAAGTTGACGCGCTAAATCTTTACGCGCTTCATACAAGCGTCTACCAATTTTCATGCGCCGGTAGTCTGGGTGAACCATGACTTCCATGCCATAGAGATTGTATCCTTCATAATCATGGTTTGTGATATAACCATCTTCTGTGATTTCTTCCCATGTATGTTCATCATCATATTCATCAAAATTTATGATTAAGCTAGAGCAAGATCCAATTATTTCTCCATCATATTCAACACAAAATTGTCCTTCAGGGAAAATATTCAAATGACTCTCTAAATGCTCTTTCTTCCAAGGATCCATATTTGGAAAGCATAATTTTTGTAACTCGATAAGATCTTCAAAATCGTCTCGTTCTATATTCCTAATCTCAATAATTTTCTCAAACTTCGAGACATCAATCTTAGACATAGGTTCTTCCTTCCTTTCCAAGCCATCCTCTGTTGGAGGAGCTGTTCGTTTATCACATCCTATAAATTCTACCCTTTTTTGCACCAATTGAACAGCAAGTCACTACAAACGAAAATTGATAAGGGCTAAAAAACAAGGCTGTCCCCTCCGTCATGTATCTTAACGTGTGAGCTTTTACTTCAGATGTCACTCTACACTTTCGTTTTTTCTTCACGCATCAGTTGCCACTGTTCCCTAGCCATTTCTACTACTTTCTTTTCAATCGATCGGTTTTTATGATTAATAACCCGGGAAAAATAGACAACAGCCTCGGATTGATTACCTACTTTGCGATGTAATTCTCCGATTAAATACAACAGCTTCATTTCTGTCATTTGCGTTCCTATAAAATCAGAATCCTGATAGGCACCTTCATAATATTTCAGTGAAAGTCTTAAGAAACGAAGGTCCTGGTCAGCCACTTTTTTCATTCGATATAGCCAAGATAAGCGTAAACAAATTCCCGCTAGAACGATATGCTTTTCTTCTTTTAATGACCCTGACAAAAGCGCTAGCTTATGAGTTTCAATCGCATCATTTACGGTTCGTAGCCCTCCATAATTTCGTGGTTGCCACTGACTACTCAATTTTTTCACAATGTTTTCTTCAATATGTGGCAATAAAGTTGTTGAAAACGTATCCGCACATGAAAAACCGCACTGGGGACAAACACTTATTTCATAAAAATAGGGAATGTAATTCTCATCCTTATATTCTGTATAAAAATCACTTTCAATTCTTTTGACACGCACGAATCGAGATCGTAGACGTTTCGTTATGTATTTATGTTCACATAATAAACAAGTTACTTCCTTATCATAAAATGGTTCTATCCCTTCAGACATACAATCACCTTTTTGCTTGATAGTTACCTTTATTTTAGTATAAAAGTCCCCGTCCTTTCTACTCTATTTTTTCTTTTAGGTGATTGTAAAAAAGGTGGACGGTCAAAAGTAAAGAATTTTAGACCATCCACATCATACGTCTTTATTAAAATAACATCCCTGCAATGGATGCACTTAATAACGAGGCTAAAGTACCTGCTACGACTGCTCTCATCCCTAATTTAGCAATATCGCTACGACGATCTGGTGCTAGTCCACCAAGTCCCCCAAGAAGAATAGCTAACGAGGAGAAGTTCGCAAATCCACATAATGCAAAACTAACGACAGCGATCGTCTTTTCGGACAAATCCCCAGCTTCAATATAAGGTTGAAACTCCGCATACGCAACAAACTCATTTAAGACAATTTTTTGCCCAATTAAACTACCTGCAGTAATGGCATCTCCCCACGGAACACCAATCGCAAAAGCAATCGGCGAAAAAAGAATGCCTAAAATCGACTGAAGTGACAGGTTCTCAAAGCCAAATAAACCGCCAATACCACCTAAAATCCCGTTAATTAATGCTATTAATGCAATAAAGGCTAATAACATGGCACCGACATTTAATGCTAATTGCAAACCAACGCCTGCGCCTCTAGCTGCAGCATCAATGACATTTGTGGATTCGTTATCTTTTTCAATCTTAATATCGTCTGTCGTTTCAGATCGTTCCGTTTCAGGTAAGATCATCTTAGCCATGATTAAACCAGCTGGTGCTGCCATAAAACTTGCCGCCAATAAATATTCTAATGGAACACCCATGAGTGAGTAACCGATAAGCACCGAACCGGCTACTGATGCAAGCCCTCCTGTCATGACTGCGAACAATTCAGAATGTGTCATTTTAGCCAAGTATGGTCTTACAACAAGTGGCGCTTCGGTTTGTCCGACAAAAATGTTAGCTGCTGCTGACATTGATTCAGCCTTACTTGTGCCCAATATTTTTGATAGTGCACCACCAAGGATCTTGATAAACCATTGCATCACCCCGATGTAGTACAAGACTGCAATTAATGAAGAAAAGAAAATAATAACCGTTAGCACTTGAAAAGCGAAAACAAACCCAACAGCTTCTCCATCCCATAGGCCTCCAAATAAGAACATGACGCCTTCATCGGCATAGTCAATAATTTTCTGGACACCCATTGTTAGCCATTGGAGAGCTGCTCGTCCTGTTTCCCATCTTAGAACAATAACGGCAAATCCGATTTGAATCGCTAATCCCCCAAGAACGGTCCTTAAGCGTATATGACGGCGATCTCTTGAAAAAAGAAAAGCAATTAAAAAAACAGTAACAATACCTAATATTCCCCATAGAAAATTCATGGTAATAAACACACCTCTTCCTACTCATATTTGTAACGTAACAAGACTCTGTTTTTAAATTATCCAAATGTAGAAATATTACTCATTTCTCTCAGTCCATTAAAATCTGGAGTATAATGATAAAAACAGCCATTTTTATAAAGGTATAGCATAGAATAGGAAACGGACAGACGGTTTAAAACGCTGTATTCATGCTTATAATGAGTTCACAACAACAAGAGTCGGACCAGTTTTATAATGACAACACAAACATATGGATAAGTTGTTCAACAAGGACACTAATTTCAAATTAGAGGTGACCCCATTGATTCAAATGAGTAAAGAAGAGTTGAAAAAAAAGTTAATTGATACGCTTCACTCACGGCACGGAAAAACCATTGAGGATGCAACGCCTATGGATGTCTATCAGGCGCTAGGACTTGTCATTAAAGGCGAAATCAATAAAAACTGGATCTCTACGAATAAACAATATTATGAACAAGAAGAGAAACAAGTCTACTACTTTTCAATGGAGTTTTTACTTGGTCGATTAATGAAAAGTAACCTAGTGAACACGCAGATGCTCACCACCTGTAACGATGCCCTTCAAGAGTTAGGCTTGAATCCTTCACAAGTATTTGACCAGGAAGCAGAAGCGGGGCTTGGCAATGGCGGATTAGGTCGATTAGCCGCTTGCTTTCTTGACTCTTTAGCTTCGCAACAACTCCCGGGACACGGCTGTGGCATCCGCTATAAATATGGATTATTTCAACAAAAGGTTATCGATGGATATCAAGTTGAATTACCTGATTACTGGTTAAAAGAAGATTATGTATGGGAAGTCCGTCGCGTTGATAAAAGTGTCAAAGTTAGGTTCGGGGGCACGGTTGATGTTGAAGAAATGGGTGGACGACTTCATTTTCACTCTAGAAACCACCAAACCGTATTAGCTGTTCCTTATGATGTTCCTATTGTTGGCTATGGCACAAACACGGTTAACACGTTGCGGTTATGGAGTGCGGAGGTCGCTGAATCAGAAGTTCCGTTTCATCGTTCGGGGCACCATGATTATTATAATTATCTTGATTATAAACGTTCGATTGAAACGATTTCCGAATTTTTATACCCTGATGATTCACACCACGAAGGTAAGCTATTGCGTCTAAAACAGCAATACTTCCTTGTTTCAGCTGGGGTCCAAAGCATTATTCGTTCCTATAAGGAGAACTACAGCTCTCGATTAGAAACGCTTCATGAAAAAATTGCAATTCATATTAACGATACACACCCAACATTAGTCATCCCTGAACTAATGAGAATCCTTATGGATGAAGAGGGTTATAGCTGGGATCGAGCTTGGGAAATCACGACACAAACCGTCGCTTATACGAACCATACCACCTTATCCGAAGCACTAGAAAAGTGGCCGGTTGAAATGATGAAATCACTATTACCTCGAATTTATATGATTATTGAAGAAATCAACGAGCGTTTTTGCAAATCGATTTGGGATCACTACCCTCATATGCGTGATGACATTTCCGAAATGGCAATTATTGCGTATGGGCAAGTGAAAATGGCACACCTTGCCATTGTGGGGAGTCACAGTGTCAACGGTGTAGCAAAAATTCACACCGACATTTTAAAGAAAAAGGAAATGAAGAAGTTCTACTCTATTTATCCACATAAATTCAATAACAAAACAAACGGAATTACGCACAGACGCTGGCTGTTGCAAGCAAATCCTAAATTAAGCAAAGTGATTACAGAAGCGATTGGTACACGTTGGATCTCAAATCCAAAAGAATTAATCGGGCTACTTAAATATACATCGGACCTCTCTTTTCAAGAAAAAGTAAGGAGAGTCAAATTGGATAATAAAAGAAAACTCGCTAACCTTGTCGCTGCACAAACAGGCATCCTAGTTGATGAGACATCTATTTTTGATGTCCAAATTAAGCGACTCCATGCGTACAAACGACAACTATTAAACATTCTTCAAATCATTGACCTTTATAACCATCTCAAAGAAAATCCAACATTAGATATTACACCGAGAACGTTTATCTTTGGGGCAAAGGCAGCTCCTAGTTATCATTTCGCCAAAAAAGTGATAAAACTGATCACAACTGTGGCCTCGGTCATCAATCAAGATAAAGCAATTAATGATAAGCTTAAAGTCATCTTTTTAGAAAATTATAGCGTATCTTTAGCTGAAAAAATCATTCCTGCAACCGATGTTAGCGAACAAATCTCAACCGCAAGTAAGGAAGCCTCTGGGACTGGGAATATGAAACTGATGATGAATGGTGCGCTCACCATTGGTACACTTGATGGCGCTAACATAGAAATTAAAGATATGGTTGGTACAGATAATATCTTTATTTTCGGACTAAAACCCGAGGATGTTTTACATTATTACCAATATGGTGGCTACAATGCCCGTGACGTTTACGATAGTGATGAACGCCTCCGTACCGTTGTCGATCAGCTGATCAATGGGTTTTTTGGCAAAAATGTTGATTTTAGTGATATCCATTATTCGATATTCGCCCAAAATGATGAATTTTTCGTGCTAAAGGATTTCGATAGTTACACCGAAGCACAGGAAATCATCGACGAAGCGTATCGTGATCAACAGTTATGGATGAAGAAAAGCATCACCAATATCGCACATTCCGGTAAATTCTCAAGTGATTGCACCATTTCTGAGTATGCAAATAAAATCTGGAAATTAACACGAACACCGATTGATTCAATGTAAATATCAAAACAACCCATACCAAAAAGGAGATCATCCTTTTTGTATGGGTTGTTCCTTCATGCCTATTGTCCTTCGCGTATCGATCGAGCTAACTTGGGGTGATCAGTAAAGATACTAGAACAATTCATTTCCATACAACGTTTCATTTGCTCTTCATCATTCACAGTGTATGGCCTTACAAAAATATTGTCATCAATTAACTCTTTAACCTCCGACTGTTTCATCATCGGGTAATAATAATGCAGCGCTTGAGCGCCAACCGATGTCAGGTACTTCAGTGGTTGATGAAGGCTAGCACGGACAATAATAGCAGTCTCAATGTGATCGATTTTCGCAAGTGACTGCACTAACTGATGATCAAAAGAAGATAAAATGACGCGATTCATCTTAAACGTTTGTAATCGGTTACGAACTTGTGCTGCTAATTTCTCACGATCCAAAGCAGTACCCTTTAGCTCAATATTTAGCGTCAAAGGATAGCTCTGCGCCCATTCAAGGACGTCATCGAGGGTGGGAATGAGTTCACTTGCAAATCTTGGCGCAAACCATCTCCCTGCGCTGA comes from Desertibacillus haloalkaliphilus and encodes:
- a CDS encoding DUF2225 domain-containing protein — encoded protein: MSEGIEPFYDKEVTCLLCEHKYITKRLRSRFVRVKRIESDFYTEYKDENYIPYFYEISVCPQCGFSCADTFSTTLLPHIEENIVKKLSSQWQPRNYGGLRTVNDAIETHKLALLSGSLKEEKHIVLAGICLRLSWLYRMKKVADQDLRFLRLSLKYYEGAYQDSDFIGTQMTEMKLLYLIGELHRKVGNQSEAVVYFSRVINHKNRSIEKKVVEMAREQWQLMREEKTKV
- a CDS encoding glycerophosphodiester phosphodiesterase, with amino-acid sequence MEIFAHRGASSTHPENTLAAFEAAAKLGVDGIEFDVQLTKDEVPVVIHDFTIDRTTNGTGSIADLSLAELRQFSAGRWFAPRFASELIPTLDDVLEWAQSYPLTLNIELKGTALDREKLAAQVRNRLQTFKMNRVILSSFDHQLVQSLAKIDHIETAIIVRASLHQPLKYLTSVGAQALHYYYPMMKQSEVKELIDDNIFVRPYTVNDEEQMKRCMEMNCSSIFTDHPKLARSIREGQ
- a CDS encoding NupC/NupG family nucleoside CNT transporter, which codes for MNFLWGILGIVTVFLIAFLFSRDRRHIRLRTVLGGLAIQIGFAVIVLRWETGRAALQWLTMGVQKIIDYADEGVMFLFGGLWDGEAVGFVFAFQVLTVIIFFSSLIAVLYYIGVMQWFIKILGGALSKILGTSKAESMSAAANIFVGQTEAPLVVRPYLAKMTHSELFAVMTGGLASVAGSVLIGYSLMGVPLEYLLAASFMAAPAGLIMAKMILPETERSETTDDIKIEKDNESTNVIDAAARGAGVGLQLALNVGAMLLAFIALIALINGILGGIGGLFGFENLSLQSILGILFSPIAFAIGVPWGDAITAGSLIGQKIVLNEFVAYAEFQPYIEAGDLSEKTIAVVSFALCGFANFSSLAILLGGLGGLAPDRRSDIAKLGMRAVVAGTLASLLSASIAGMLF
- a CDS encoding glycogen/starch/alpha-glucan phosphorylase, whose product is MSKEELKKKLIDTLHSRHGKTIEDATPMDVYQALGLVIKGEINKNWISTNKQYYEQEEKQVYYFSMEFLLGRLMKSNLVNTQMLTTCNDALQELGLNPSQVFDQEAEAGLGNGGLGRLAACFLDSLASQQLPGHGCGIRYKYGLFQQKVIDGYQVELPDYWLKEDYVWEVRRVDKSVKVRFGGTVDVEEMGGRLHFHSRNHQTVLAVPYDVPIVGYGTNTVNTLRLWSAEVAESEVPFHRSGHHDYYNYLDYKRSIETISEFLYPDDSHHEGKLLRLKQQYFLVSAGVQSIIRSYKENYSSRLETLHEKIAIHINDTHPTLVIPELMRILMDEEGYSWDRAWEITTQTVAYTNHTTLSEALEKWPVEMMKSLLPRIYMIIEEINERFCKSIWDHYPHMRDDISEMAIIAYGQVKMAHLAIVGSHSVNGVAKIHTDILKKKEMKKFYSIYPHKFNNKTNGITHRRWLLQANPKLSKVITEAIGTRWISNPKELIGLLKYTSDLSFQEKVRRVKLDNKRKLANLVAAQTGILVDETSIFDVQIKRLHAYKRQLLNILQIIDLYNHLKENPTLDITPRTFIFGAKAAPSYHFAKKVIKLITTVASVINQDKAINDKLKVIFLENYSVSLAEKIIPATDVSEQISTASKEASGTGNMKLMMNGALTIGTLDGANIEIKDMVGTDNIFIFGLKPEDVLHYYQYGGYNARDVYDSDERLRTVVDQLINGFFGKNVDFSDIHYSIFAQNDEFFVLKDFDSYTEAQEIIDEAYRDQQLWMKKSITNIAHSGKFSSDCTISEYANKIWKLTRTPIDSM
- a CDS encoding bifunctional GNAT family N-acetyltransferase/carbon-nitrogen hydrolase family protein; this translates as MSKIDVSKFEKIIEIRNIERDDFEDLIELQKLCFPNMDPWKKEHLESHLNIFPEGQFCVEYDGEIIGSCSSLIINFDEYDDEHTWEEITEDGYITNHDYEGYNLYGMEVMVHPDYRRMKIGRRLYEARKDLARQLNLKSIIIGGRIPNYYKHASELTPRQYVEEVMIHNLYDPVLTFQIINGFTLKRINKNYLEDDAASMKYATLMEWNNVDYKATTKRHFKTSFPVRITTIQYMMKKIDSFEEFATQCEYYTDVAAGYGSDFAVFPEIFTTQLLSFLPEKSPSRAIRRLTEFTEDYIELFTNLAVRYNINIIGGSHFVEEGNKIYNISYLFRRDGTIEKQYKLHITPNERKWWGISPGNEVNVFDTDCGKIAIQICYDIEFPELARIAVDKGANIIFTPFCTDERQGYLRVRYCSQARAIENQVYTVISGTVGNLPQVENMDIQYAQSGIFTPSDFSFPRDGIVGECNPNIDTVVVGDVDLEILRRHRKTGSVAQLKDRRRDIYEINYKLKK